One Hippoglossus hippoglossus isolate fHipHip1 chromosome 5, fHipHip1.pri, whole genome shotgun sequence genomic window carries:
- the cnpy2 gene encoding protein canopy homolog 2, with protein sequence MREAALLLASSVFLCLLLGLSQAARQGQDIRCGACRALVDEMEWAISQVDPKKMIQTGSFRINPDGSQSIREVPLARSEGNLLELMENVCERMEDYGEHSDSSTNRKSYIRIKSRSGEPMDLSEATLDSRVTSSLKFACETIAEQNEDEIIEFFAHETENVKDKLCSKRTDLCDHALKMAHDEL encoded by the exons ATGAGGGAAGCGGCTCTCCTGCTCGCATCGTCcgtgtttctgtgtctcctcctggGCCTCAGCCAAGCAGCCAGACAGGGGCAGGACATCCGATGTGGAG cCTGCCGGGCTCTGGTGGATGAGATGGAGTGGGCCATCTCACAGGTAGACCCAAAGAAGATGATCCAGACCGGATCGTTCAGGATCAACCCGGACGGCAGCCAGTCCATCAGAGAG GTCCCTCTAGCTCGCTCCGAGGGAAACCTCCTGGAGCTGAtggagaatgtgtgtgagaggatggAGGACTACGGTGAGCACTCGGATTCTTCAACCAACAGGAAGTCCTACATTAGGATCAAGTCTCGGAGCGGTGAGCCCATGGACCTCTCAGAAGCCACGCTGGATTCAAGAGTTACATCCAGTTTAAAGTTCGCA TGTGAAACAATCGCTGAGCAGAATGAAGATGAAATCATTGAATTCTTCGCTCATGAgacagaaaatgttaaagaCAAACTCTGCAGCAAGAGGACAG ATCTCTGTGATCACGCTCTGAAAATGGCCCATGACGAACTTTGA
- the LOC117761196 gene encoding natural resistance-associated macrophage protein 2-like isoform X1 produces the protein MKAEQDGDILEEDSPQDDGNETNQYSSISPPASPVAQEEPFTTYFEDKVPIPESANQIFSFRKLWAFTGPGFLMSIAYLDPGNIESDLQSGAKAGFKLLWVLLLATIIGLLLQRLAARLGVVTGMHLAEVCNRQYPTVPRILLWLMVELAIIGSDMQEVIGCAIALNLLSVGRIPLWGGVLITITDTFVFLFLDKYGLRKLEAFFGFLITVMAISFGYEYVVAAPDQVQLLKGMFVPYCAGCGPLQLEQAVGIVGAVIMPHNIYLHSALVKSREIDRKNKKDVKEANKYFFIESTVALFISFLINVFVVAVFAEAFYDKTNIQVREQCNATGSPHADLFPANNNTLEVDIYKGGVVLGCVFGPAALFIWAIGILAAGQSSTMTGTYSGQFVMEGFLNLRWSRFARVLLTRSIAITPTLLVAIFQDVQHLTGMNDFLNVLQSMQLPFALIPILTFTSLTSIMNDFANGMFWKISGGIVILVVCAINMYFVVVYVTALNSVLLYVLASLLSVAYLCFVGYLVWHCLVALGVSCLDFSSRFQMGLSRHTDLYLLNEMDSDSVGER, from the exons ATGAAGGCCGAGCAGGATGGAGACATCCTCGAAG AGGACTCCCCTCAGGATGATGGAAACGAGACGAACCAGTAcagctccatctctcctcctgcctcaccTGTGGCCCAGGAAGAGCCCTTCACGACATACTTTGAAGACAAGGTGCCAATTCCTGAGAGCGCCAACCAG ATCTTCAGTTTCCGTAAACTCTGGGCCTTCACTGGACCAGGGTTTTTGATGAGTATCGCTTACTTGGATCCAGGGAACATTGAGTCTGACCTGCAGTCTGGAGCTAAAGCCGGCTTCAAG CTTCTATGGGTGCTCCTGTTAGCCACCATTAtcgggctgctgctgcagaggttaGCTGCACGCCTCGGGGTCGTAACAGGGATGCACCTGGCTGAAGTCTGCAACCGCCAGTATCCTACA GTTCCTCGGATCCTCCTTTGGTTGATGGTCGAATTGGCCATTATTGGCTCAGACATGCAGGAGGTCATCGGCTGTGCCATCGCTCTCAACCTCCTCTCTGTGGGCAG GATCCCACTGTGGGGAGGAGTCCTCATCACCATCACAGACACAtttgtcttcctctttcttGACAAATATG GCCTGAGGAAACTGGAGGCTTTTTTTGGCTTTCTTATCACTGTAATGGCTATTAGCTTTGGTTACGAG TATGTTGTGGCAGCGCCAGACCAAGTGCAGCTGCTGAAGGGGATGTTTGTACCGTACTGTGCCGGCTGTGGGCCTTTGCAGCTGGAGCAGGCTGTGGGAATTGTAGGAGCCGTCATCATGCCCCACAACATCTACCTGCACTCGGCGCTGGTCAAG TCTCGGGAGATTGACCGCAAAAACAAGAAGGATGTAAAAGAAGCCAACAAGTATTTTTTCATCGAGTCAACGGTCGCTCTGTTCATCTCTTTTCTCATCAACGTCTTTGTCGTGGCGGTCTTTGCTGAAGCCTTCTATGATAAGACAAATATCCAAGTG CGTGAACAGTGCAACGCTACCGGCAGTCCTCACGCAGATCTCTTCCCAGCGAACAACAACACATTGGAGGTGGACATCTACAAAGGG GGAGTGGTCCTGGGCTGTGTCTTTGGCCCTGCGGCTCTCTTCATCTGGGCCATAGGGATCCTGGCAGCTGGACAGAGCTCCACTATGACAGGCACTTACTCTGGGCAGTTTGTCATGGAG GGTTTCCTGAACCTGCGATGGTCCCGTTTTGCGCGGGTCCTCCTGACCCGCTCCATTGCCATCACGCCAACTCTGCTGGTAGCCATTTTCCAGGACGTTCAGCATCTGACAGGCATGAATGACTTTCTCAACGTGCTTCAAAGCATGCAG CTTCCATTTGCTTTGATCCCAATTCTGACTTTCACCAGTCTGACATCCATAATGAACGACTTTGCAAATGGAAT GTTCTGGAAGATTTCCGGGGGCATCGTCATCCTGGTGGTTTGTGCAATCAACATGTACTTTGTGGTGGTTTATGTGACAGCGCTGAACAGCGTGCTCCTCTACGTCCTcgcttctcttctctctgtagccTATCTGTGCTTCGTAGGCTACCTG GTTTGGCACTGTCTGGTTGCTTTGGGGGTTTCCTGCCTGGACTTTAGCAGCAGG tttCAAATGGGACTATCTCGTCACACGGACCTTTACCTACTGAACGAAATGGACTCTGACTCTGTGGGTGAGAGATAG
- the LOC117761196 gene encoding natural resistance-associated macrophage protein 2-like isoform X2, whose translation MARERKERSKLKDSPQDDGNETNQYSSISPPASPVAQEEPFTTYFEDKVPIPESANQIFSFRKLWAFTGPGFLMSIAYLDPGNIESDLQSGAKAGFKLLWVLLLATIIGLLLQRLAARLGVVTGMHLAEVCNRQYPTVPRILLWLMVELAIIGSDMQEVIGCAIALNLLSVGRIPLWGGVLITITDTFVFLFLDKYGLRKLEAFFGFLITVMAISFGYEYVVAAPDQVQLLKGMFVPYCAGCGPLQLEQAVGIVGAVIMPHNIYLHSALVKSREIDRKNKKDVKEANKYFFIESTVALFISFLINVFVVAVFAEAFYDKTNIQVREQCNATGSPHADLFPANNNTLEVDIYKGGVVLGCVFGPAALFIWAIGILAAGQSSTMTGTYSGQFVMEGFLNLRWSRFARVLLTRSIAITPTLLVAIFQDVQHLTGMNDFLNVLQSMQLPFALIPILTFTSLTSIMNDFANGMFWKISGGIVILVVCAINMYFVVVYVTALNSVLLYVLASLLSVAYLCFVGYLVWHCLVALGVSCLDFSSRFQMGLSRHTDLYLLNEMDSDSVGER comes from the exons ATGGCGcgagaaaggaaggaaaggtCCAAACTCA AGGACTCCCCTCAGGATGATGGAAACGAGACGAACCAGTAcagctccatctctcctcctgcctcaccTGTGGCCCAGGAAGAGCCCTTCACGACATACTTTGAAGACAAGGTGCCAATTCCTGAGAGCGCCAACCAG ATCTTCAGTTTCCGTAAACTCTGGGCCTTCACTGGACCAGGGTTTTTGATGAGTATCGCTTACTTGGATCCAGGGAACATTGAGTCTGACCTGCAGTCTGGAGCTAAAGCCGGCTTCAAG CTTCTATGGGTGCTCCTGTTAGCCACCATTAtcgggctgctgctgcagaggttaGCTGCACGCCTCGGGGTCGTAACAGGGATGCACCTGGCTGAAGTCTGCAACCGCCAGTATCCTACA GTTCCTCGGATCCTCCTTTGGTTGATGGTCGAATTGGCCATTATTGGCTCAGACATGCAGGAGGTCATCGGCTGTGCCATCGCTCTCAACCTCCTCTCTGTGGGCAG GATCCCACTGTGGGGAGGAGTCCTCATCACCATCACAGACACAtttgtcttcctctttcttGACAAATATG GCCTGAGGAAACTGGAGGCTTTTTTTGGCTTTCTTATCACTGTAATGGCTATTAGCTTTGGTTACGAG TATGTTGTGGCAGCGCCAGACCAAGTGCAGCTGCTGAAGGGGATGTTTGTACCGTACTGTGCCGGCTGTGGGCCTTTGCAGCTGGAGCAGGCTGTGGGAATTGTAGGAGCCGTCATCATGCCCCACAACATCTACCTGCACTCGGCGCTGGTCAAG TCTCGGGAGATTGACCGCAAAAACAAGAAGGATGTAAAAGAAGCCAACAAGTATTTTTTCATCGAGTCAACGGTCGCTCTGTTCATCTCTTTTCTCATCAACGTCTTTGTCGTGGCGGTCTTTGCTGAAGCCTTCTATGATAAGACAAATATCCAAGTG CGTGAACAGTGCAACGCTACCGGCAGTCCTCACGCAGATCTCTTCCCAGCGAACAACAACACATTGGAGGTGGACATCTACAAAGGG GGAGTGGTCCTGGGCTGTGTCTTTGGCCCTGCGGCTCTCTTCATCTGGGCCATAGGGATCCTGGCAGCTGGACAGAGCTCCACTATGACAGGCACTTACTCTGGGCAGTTTGTCATGGAG GGTTTCCTGAACCTGCGATGGTCCCGTTTTGCGCGGGTCCTCCTGACCCGCTCCATTGCCATCACGCCAACTCTGCTGGTAGCCATTTTCCAGGACGTTCAGCATCTGACAGGCATGAATGACTTTCTCAACGTGCTTCAAAGCATGCAG CTTCCATTTGCTTTGATCCCAATTCTGACTTTCACCAGTCTGACATCCATAATGAACGACTTTGCAAATGGAAT GTTCTGGAAGATTTCCGGGGGCATCGTCATCCTGGTGGTTTGTGCAATCAACATGTACTTTGTGGTGGTTTATGTGACAGCGCTGAACAGCGTGCTCCTCTACGTCCTcgcttctcttctctctgtagccTATCTGTGCTTCGTAGGCTACCTG GTTTGGCACTGTCTGGTTGCTTTGGGGGTTTCCTGCCTGGACTTTAGCAGCAGG tttCAAATGGGACTATCTCGTCACACGGACCTTTACCTACTGAACGAAATGGACTCTGACTCTGTGGGTGAGAGATAG